A DNA window from Streptomyces asoensis contains the following coding sequences:
- a CDS encoding inositol oxygenase family protein has product MRLRSVEELMDLLYACRGVRDPTAHGGPGVDLHDHALQTAALLRRSRPADKELQLTGLVHPVGRLLSPGDAAPRPQRVADAVRPLLGPRVSRLVSLHPWHGATPDDDLLSLRQADEDGRVPGADAGVLEDWRTVLELIAARTSRLGAVD; this is encoded by the coding sequence ATGCGGCTGCGCAGTGTCGAGGAGCTGATGGACCTGCTGTACGCCTGCCGGGGCGTGCGGGACCCGACGGCCCACGGCGGGCCGGGCGTCGACCTGCACGACCACGCGCTCCAGACGGCCGCGCTGCTGCGCCGGAGCCGTCCCGCCGACAAGGAACTCCAGCTCACCGGACTGGTCCACCCGGTCGGCCGACTGCTGAGTCCCGGCGACGCCGCGCCCCGGCCGCAGCGGGTCGCCGACGCCGTACGGCCCCTGCTGGGCCCGCGTGTCTCCCGCCTGGTGTCCCTGCACCCCTGGCACGGCGCCACCCCCGACGACGACCTGCTCAGCCTGCGCCAGGCCGACGAGGACGGCCGGGTGCCGGGCGCCGACGCGGGTGTGCTCGAGGACTGGCGCACCGTGCTGGAGCTGATCGCGGCCCGCACCTCACGTCTCGGGGCTGTTGACTGA
- a CDS encoding SDR family oxidoreductase → MTPSYGLRGRAAVVTGATRGIGLAVARALADAGARVCVSARDAEGVRRAARELDGVGLAGDVGDPGHPGELTRLCLDSFGRMDILVNNAATNQPYGPLMDADPLVWREAFAVNVEAPLRLVQCAWRGWMREHGGTVVNVCTEGAGHVGPDVGAYGTSKAALLHLTRQLAGELGPRVRVNSVSPGLVRTRMARFVWEPGEAEIARGLPLGRIGEPRDVAGAVLWLCSDAAEWITGADLLVDGGTSVRRARRAT, encoded by the coding sequence ATGACGCCGTCGTACGGGTTGCGGGGCAGGGCCGCCGTCGTCACCGGGGCGACGCGCGGGATCGGCCTGGCCGTGGCGCGGGCGCTCGCCGACGCCGGGGCACGGGTGTGCGTGAGCGCGCGGGACGCGGAGGGGGTGCGCCGCGCGGCCCGGGAGCTGGACGGCGTGGGGCTGGCGGGCGACGTCGGGGACCCCGGGCATCCCGGGGAGCTGACCCGGCTGTGCCTGGACTCCTTCGGGCGGATGGACATCCTGGTCAACAACGCGGCGACGAACCAGCCCTACGGACCGCTCATGGACGCCGATCCGCTCGTCTGGCGGGAGGCGTTCGCGGTGAACGTCGAGGCGCCGCTCCGACTGGTGCAGTGCGCCTGGCGGGGCTGGATGCGCGAGCACGGCGGCACCGTGGTCAACGTGTGCACGGAGGGCGCAGGACACGTCGGCCCGGACGTCGGCGCCTACGGCACCAGCAAGGCGGCCCTGCTGCACCTCACCCGGCAGCTGGCGGGTGAGCTGGGCCCCCGGGTGCGGGTGAACTCCGTCTCCCCCGGCCTGGTACGGACGCGGATGGCCCGGTTCGTCTGGGAGCCGGGGGAAGCGGAGATCGCGCGGGGGCTGCCGCTCGGCAGGATCGGGGAGCCGCGGGACGTGGCGGGGGCGGTGCTCTGGCTGTGCTCCGACGCGGCGGAGTGGATCACGGGCGCGGACCTGCTCGTCGACGGCGGCACATCCGTACGCCGGGCCCGGCGCGCCACCTGA